In Corynebacterium nuruki S6-4, the following proteins share a genomic window:
- a CDS encoding DEAD/DEAH box helicase, translating to MARHTVTTSLLDLIRTTTSDRTCDEALTVFDMGGVVSAGSETIPDGTVHFFDVLSSPAAATAEEVTVVQARGLLRATECSCPSTVPCVHEAAALLALDAAGALQIGDDGAASGTVDTPVVPPWRQVLDEVLPPVQEEESPVGKLCLFVDRQGLSVRIRPGEKGRKGGWIKGTMGWDRVPYARVGREVTALLETMYEFSVQGYDRYGRGYGFAGEWLPLEHLDDPHLWEHLRFLRDAGVELLTWEGRVPVDLSDAPAALQAGITEGPDAALRVAGELTVAGEPVVDRPGTEHLFLGNPATTLAVVQSGPRHQQITLHRITEPVTRDMAVLADHVRDLQVTAADRAEFESDYLPRIRKLLAVTSPDGSYTPPEPRRAVLVIEVSPVLDEAEMLTGVRLTQRWDRSGGVDDRVHEEAVLQSVRDLDGPPLEPSMSRHQAVPFLAETLPRLLELDHVRVEVTAPIPEFRRAGEDPTVTVRTAGDVDNDWFDLRVTVSIAGEDVNFADLFRALTLREPLFILPSGTYFPLDIPEFDQLRRIIDEARTLNDVGPTGLRISRYQVDMWEELVRSGLVEAQDHAWWQRIRDLVADGSAVDGPVRAVPSGLAATLRDYQVRGYRWLETLRRNRLGGILADDMGLGKTLQVIAMMLAAHEDAAAQGEDGAPARVAPFLVVAPTSVVGNWVREIERFAPGLRARAVTETSKKRRSSLAGAVAGADVVVTSYTLFRLDIEEYHALNWSAAVFDEAQMIKNHTSRAYAAARVLGTPVKIAVTGTPLENNLLELWALASLVCPGLLGSKAHFTEFFRHPVEKQGDTQRLALLQRRLRPFLLRRTKDMVAADLPAKTEKVLELQLSPTHRRIYDVRLQRERAKVLGLVQDLDANRFEVFRSLTLLRQLALDSELAGEAPTPSAKLSALAELLTTVTQEGHKVLVLSQFTRFLRKARDAATAAGIDSLYLDGATRNRQQVIDAFRGEGDGDGAAGSGAPVFFISLKAGGFGLNLTEADYVVLLDPWWNPATEAQAVDRAHRIGQTRPVVVYRLVSANTIESKVMALKETKAALFDRVLDGGGAVVDGDAAGGAADRSAVGGGDIGRALDAADIRELLA from the coding sequence ATGGCACGCCACACCGTCACCACCAGCCTTCTCGACCTCATCCGGACCACCACCTCCGACCGGACATGCGACGAGGCACTCACCGTGTTTGACATGGGCGGGGTGGTCTCCGCGGGCTCCGAGACCATCCCCGACGGCACCGTCCACTTCTTCGACGTGCTGAGCAGCCCCGCGGCCGCCACCGCCGAGGAGGTCACCGTCGTACAGGCCCGTGGCCTGCTGCGCGCCACCGAGTGCAGTTGCCCCAGTACGGTCCCGTGTGTCCACGAGGCGGCCGCCCTGCTCGCCCTGGACGCGGCGGGTGCACTCCAGATCGGCGACGACGGGGCGGCGTCCGGAACCGTCGACACGCCCGTGGTGCCGCCGTGGCGGCAGGTCCTCGACGAGGTACTGCCGCCGGTGCAGGAGGAGGAGTCGCCGGTGGGGAAGCTCTGCCTCTTCGTCGACCGGCAGGGACTCTCGGTGCGCATCCGCCCCGGCGAGAAGGGGAGGAAGGGCGGATGGATCAAGGGGACGATGGGCTGGGACCGCGTGCCGTACGCCCGGGTCGGCCGGGAGGTCACCGCGCTGCTGGAGACGATGTACGAATTCTCCGTCCAGGGCTACGACCGGTACGGCCGCGGCTACGGCTTCGCCGGCGAATGGCTGCCGCTGGAACACCTCGACGACCCGCACCTGTGGGAGCACCTGCGGTTCCTCCGCGATGCCGGGGTGGAACTGCTCACCTGGGAAGGCCGCGTCCCGGTGGACCTGTCGGACGCCCCTGCCGCCCTGCAGGCCGGCATCACCGAGGGACCGGACGCCGCACTGCGGGTCGCCGGGGAACTCACCGTCGCCGGCGAGCCCGTCGTCGACCGCCCCGGCACCGAGCACCTGTTCCTCGGGAACCCCGCCACCACACTGGCGGTGGTGCAGTCGGGCCCGCGGCACCAGCAGATCACCCTGCACCGCATCACCGAACCCGTCACCCGGGACATGGCGGTGCTGGCCGACCACGTCCGGGATCTGCAGGTCACCGCGGCGGACCGCGCGGAGTTCGAGTCCGACTACCTGCCGAGGATCCGGAAACTGCTGGCCGTGACCTCCCCCGACGGCTCGTACACACCGCCGGAACCGCGCCGGGCGGTGCTCGTCATCGAGGTCTCACCCGTCCTCGACGAGGCGGAGATGCTGACGGGCGTGCGGCTCACGCAGCGCTGGGACCGCAGCGGCGGAGTGGACGACCGCGTCCATGAGGAGGCCGTGCTGCAGTCCGTCCGCGACCTGGACGGACCTCCCCTGGAACCGTCGATGTCACGGCACCAGGCGGTCCCGTTCCTCGCCGAGACCCTGCCGCGACTGCTGGAACTCGACCATGTCCGCGTCGAGGTCACTGCCCCGATCCCGGAGTTCCGGCGCGCCGGGGAGGATCCGACGGTGACGGTACGCACCGCCGGCGACGTGGACAATGACTGGTTCGACCTGCGGGTGACCGTCAGCATCGCCGGGGAGGACGTGAATTTCGCCGACCTGTTCCGCGCGCTGACGCTGCGGGAGCCGCTGTTCATCCTGCCGTCCGGCACGTACTTTCCCCTGGACATCCCGGAGTTCGACCAGCTGCGGCGCATCATCGACGAGGCCCGCACCCTCAACGACGTCGGCCCGACCGGACTGCGCATCAGCCGCTACCAGGTCGACATGTGGGAGGAACTCGTCCGCTCCGGTCTCGTCGAAGCCCAGGACCACGCCTGGTGGCAGCGGATCCGGGACCTCGTGGCGGACGGGTCCGCCGTTGACGGTCCGGTGCGGGCGGTGCCGTCGGGACTGGCGGCGACCCTGCGCGACTACCAGGTCCGCGGGTACCGGTGGCTGGAGACGCTGCGGCGCAACAGGCTCGGCGGCATTCTCGCCGACGACATGGGTCTGGGTAAGACGCTGCAGGTCATCGCCATGATGCTTGCCGCGCACGAGGACGCCGCAGCGCAGGGGGAGGATGGCGCGCCGGCCCGGGTCGCCCCGTTCCTCGTCGTCGCGCCGACCAGCGTGGTGGGCAACTGGGTCCGGGAGATCGAACGGTTCGCCCCCGGGTTACGGGCCCGGGCGGTGACGGAGACCTCGAAGAAGCGCCGGTCGAGCCTGGCCGGGGCGGTCGCCGGGGCCGATGTGGTGGTCACCAGCTACACCCTGTTCCGGCTGGACATCGAGGAGTACCACGCCCTGAACTGGTCGGCGGCGGTCTTCGACGAGGCGCAGATGATCAAGAACCACACCTCGCGGGCCTACGCCGCCGCCCGTGTGCTGGGCACCCCGGTGAAGATCGCGGTGACCGGTACCCCGCTGGAGAACAACCTGCTGGAACTGTGGGCGCTGGCCTCCCTGGTGTGCCCCGGACTGCTGGGCTCGAAGGCGCACTTCACCGAGTTCTTCCGCCATCCGGTGGAGAAACAGGGCGACACACAGCGGCTTGCCCTGCTGCAGCGTCGGCTCCGCCCCTTTCTGCTGCGCCGGACCAAGGACATGGTGGCCGCCGACCTGCCGGCGAAAACGGAGAAGGTCCTGGAACTGCAGCTGTCGCCGACGCACCGGAGGATCTACGACGTCCGGCTGCAACGCGAGCGCGCCAAGGTCCTCGGCCTGGTCCAGGACCTGGACGCCAACCGGTTCGAGGTCTTCCGCTCACTGACTCTGCTGCGCCAGCTCGCCCTGGATTCGGAACTGGCGGGGGAGGCGCCGACCCCCTCGGCGAAACTGTCGGCGCTGGCGGAACTGCTCACCACGGTGACGCAGGAGGGGCACAAGGTCCTGGTGCTCAGCCAGTTCACCCGGTTCCTCCGCAAGGCGCGGGACGCCGCCACCGCCGCGGGGATCGACAGTCTCTACCTCGACGGGGCGACGAGGAACCGGCAGCAGGTCATCGACGCGTTCCGCGGGGAGGGGGACGGTGACGGTGCCGCTGGCAGCGGGGCGCCGGTGTTCTTCATCTCGCTGAAGGCCGGCGGCTTCGGACTGAACCTCACCGAGGCGGACTATGTGGTGCTGCTGGACCCGTGGTGGAACCCGGCGACCGAGGCGCAGGCGGTGGACCGGGCGCACCGGATCGGCCAGACCCGCCCGGTGGTCGTCTACCGGCTGGTCTCGGCGAACACCATCGAGTCGAAGGTGATGGCCCTCAAGGAGACGAAGGCGGCCCTGTTCGACCGGGTCCTCGACGGCGGTGGTGCGGTGGTCGACGGTGATGCGGCCGGAGGTGCCGCTGACCGGTCGGCGGTCGGCGGTGGTGACATCGGTCGGGCGCTGGACGCGGCCGACATCCGGGAGCTGCTGGCGTAG
- a CDS encoding SMP-30/gluconolactonase/LRE family protein: MTETTPGTSASSTTHEIRTVLTNLHFTECPRWHGDRWFFVDFYSRRVLSMAADGSGLRTELDVPAQPSGLGWLPDDRLLVISMKDRKILRREADGAVVEHADLSSLATGHLNDMVVDDQGRAYVGNFGFDLMAGDDVAPAALILVEPDGSARIVADELYFPNGSVITPDGRTLLVDETFANRVSAFDIAADGSLGPRRDWAVFGPRAASSALDDAMAAAVVAPDGCGLDADGNLWVADALGGPTLLVAEGGEILDRVDAGSPVFACMPGGPDGRDLFLCCAPDFDEDSRTAAAEATVRFTRVTTPHGGRP, encoded by the coding sequence ATGACTGAAACCACACCCGGCACCTCCGCGTCCTCCACCACCCACGAGATCCGCACCGTCCTCACCAACCTCCACTTCACCGAGTGCCCGCGCTGGCACGGCGACCGCTGGTTCTTCGTCGACTTCTACAGCCGCCGCGTCCTGTCCATGGCCGCCGACGGTTCCGGACTGCGCACCGAACTCGACGTCCCCGCCCAGCCCTCCGGCCTGGGGTGGCTGCCCGATGACCGCCTGCTGGTCATCTCCATGAAGGACCGGAAGATCCTGCGCCGCGAGGCCGACGGCGCCGTCGTCGAGCACGCCGATCTGAGCAGCCTCGCGACCGGGCACCTCAACGACATGGTCGTCGACGATCAGGGCCGCGCCTACGTCGGCAACTTCGGTTTCGACCTCATGGCCGGCGACGATGTCGCCCCCGCCGCCCTCATCCTCGTCGAGCCGGACGGTTCCGCCCGCATCGTCGCCGACGAGCTGTACTTCCCCAACGGCAGTGTGATCACCCCGGACGGTCGCACCCTGCTGGTCGACGAGACCTTCGCCAACCGGGTCAGCGCCTTCGACATCGCCGCGGACGGCAGCCTCGGCCCCCGCCGCGACTGGGCGGTGTTCGGTCCGCGCGCGGCATCCTCCGCCCTGGACGACGCCATGGCCGCCGCAGTGGTCGCCCCCGACGGCTGCGGCCTGGATGCCGACGGCAACCTCTGGGTGGCGGACGCCCTGGGCGGCCCCACCCTGCTCGTCGCCGAAGGCGGGGAGATCCTCGACCGGGTCGATGCCGGCTCCCCCGTCTTCGCCTGCATGCCCGGCGGCCCGGACGGCCGGGATCTGTTCCTGTGCTGTGCCCCGGACTTCGACGAGGACAGCCGGACCGCGGCGGCCGAGGCGACGGTCCGTTTCACCCGGGTCACCACGCCCCACGGCGGACGCCCCTGA